The Paenibacillus guangzhouensis region GCAATTCGCGAGCAGTCAGACCACCGTGGCAACGATCGACGCGAGGGGATTGATTACAGGATTGCATGAGGGCACAAGTGTCATTACGGCAACGTATGGCGGACTAACAGCAACAGCGACGATCGAGGTCCGACAGCAAGCGGAGCAGCTGTCCACCGTGTTAACTGGCCCGGGCAAGGTTCAGACCGACCAGCCATTCACCGTGCAGTTCGGACTTCGCGGCGTGACCTCGCATGTGTATGCGCAAGACATTACGATCGAATACGATGCGTCGATTGCTGATTATGTCTCAGCAGTATCGCTCTTGAACGGCATCGACATCGTGTCGGAGAAGAAGAGCCCTGGCAAGATTCGACTCATTGTCGCGAGTCAAGGTGCGGGGAATGCGGTTAGCGGCAATGCGGAGCTGCTGAAGCTCTCCTTCCAGGCGAAACATGTGACACAGACGGCATTAGGCACGATCTCGGTTACGCAAGCCTTGCTGGGCGACGCGAAAGGACGCGAGCTTGATGCGAAGGCTGCATCGATTCGCATCGAAGTCGCGCCGCAATCGCCAGGACTCCCGGGAGACGGGAATGGCGATGCGAAGATTACAATTGGTGACTTGGCGATCGCGGCTGCGAACTATGGTAAGAACAGCACGAGCCCGGATTGGGAGCGGATTAAGATGCTAGATATGGATGGCAACGACGTGATCGACATTCAAGATCTTGCCGCGATTGCAATGAAAATTTTGGGATAGTATAGCTGAAGAAATGAAGATAAAAAGACCAACCGCCATGCGTTAGCGGTTGGTCTTTCTGTGTGTATATGGAACAGCAATAAGATTCCCTCTCCCACAACTGTGAAGACAGCTGTGTGAAGAGACTTGTCTAGAAGGAAAGAATTTCGCGTGTGGGAATGGGACATGCTGAAATTAATTACGTTAGGCCTTGTTGCCTTGAACCCAAATGGATTGAATATTCAGATCCTTGTCTAATAGCAGCAAGTCCGCTTGCAGACCTGCACGGATGCTGCCTGTGCGATCATCGATGCCAAGCTGCTTCGCGGCATTGTAGCTCGTCAGCTGTACCGCTTGCTCGATGCTGACGCCGACCATGCGGACCATGTTCTGGAATGCCACGATCATCGTCAGCAAGCTGCCCGCGAGGGATCCGCCGTCTTTCAGACGCGCTTCACCATTCTTTGCGACAACGGCTAGGCCGCCAAGATCATAATCGCCATCGCCAAGACCTGCAGCTGACATCGCATCCGTGATCACGACGAGGTTATTGTTCGTCTTACATTTTACGAGCACCTTCATCGCGGCTGGATGGACGTGAATGCCGTCCGCGATTAGCTCGGCCACGATGCGGTCTTCGCTCAATACGGCGCCAACAGTACCAGGCGCGCGATGCGTTAGCGGCGTCATCGCATTGTACGTATGCACCGCTTGGTTTAGCCCCGCTTCAACAGCGGTCATCATCTCGTCGTAAGTTGCATCCGTATGTGCTGCAGCGACGTTGATGCCGTTCGCACGTGCCCAGCGAATCGCTTCAAGTGCGCCGTTACGCTCAGCTGCAAGAGAGATTTGCTTGATCACGCCCGGATATTTCGTATTCCAATCTTCGAGCCAATCGACGCGTGCTTCGACCATGAATTCAGGGTTCTGGGCACCTTTATATTTCGGGTTAATGAATGGCCCTTCCATGTGTACGCCATGTACTTGGGCATACGGCATCGGGTTCTTCTTATATTCATGCACTTCGGCTAATACGCGTTCGATCGCATCATGCGATTGGGTCATGGTCGTCGCCATAATCGTTGTCGTTCCTTGGCTTAAGTGGAACTTCGTAATCGTATCAAGCACTTCCTTGTTCGAATCCATGAAGTCCGCACCGAATCCGCCGTGCACATGCACATCGATAAATCCAGGAACGATCCAGCCGCCTTGCGCGTCCAGTGCTTCATGCTGCCATGTCGCAAGATCGGCAACGGGAACCTCTGCTTGTGTTCCAACAAATACAATCGTTCCATTCTCAATCCGTACACAACCATTTTCGATGATTCCTTGCGGGGTTACGACGTTGGCGTTCACGATAAAAAATGGGTTCGATGTACTCATTGCAATTCACCTGCCGCTTCTTTGTCGAGTAAGACAACAACGTTCGAATGCGTCTGAAGTAAGGATGCTGGGCAATCCGTTGTGATTGGCCCTTGCAGTGCGCGTTTGACAATGGCTGCCTTATCTTTGCCGCGAACGACGAGCATGATCATTTTTGCTTTGAGGATCGTACCGACACCCATCGTGATGGCTTGGGTAGGAACTTCGTCGATGGAGTTGAAGAAGCGTGCATTCGCTTCGCGTGTTTGTTCTTTTAATTGGACCAAATGCGTTCCGCTGTTCAGTGTATCGTCTGGCTCATTGAAGCCGATATGTCCATTGTGGCCAAGACCGAGTAATTGCATGTCCACTTGCTTGGACGTCGACATCATCTCATCATAGTTCGCGCATTCCGCATGCAAATCTTGTGCATTCCCATTCGGAACGTGCGTCTGCTCCATAGGGATATCAATATGGTTAAAGAGTTGATTGTTCATGAACGTGCGGTAGCTCTCTTGATGACCTTCAGGCAAGCCGACGTATTCATCTAAGTTGAAGGAAGTCGCGTTCTTGAAGCTCACGAGACCATTCTGATATTGACGGATAAGCTCTTGGTAGATGCCGATCGGTGTACTGCCTGTTGCTAGTCCTAGAACGGAATAAGGATTTGTCTGTACGAGGCTTGCGATAATGTTCGCCCCAACTTGGTTCAATTCTTCATTCGTCTCAAAAGTCAAAATATTCATCTGGTAAATTACCTCCCTTTATCATTGCGGTACTTCTGTACCATTTCATACGATCTTTCTATACGTGGGATGTAGCGTGTGTATTGCTCGCTGACCAGACCCGAGAACAAGATGTCAATGACATGAAGCTGTGCGATCCGGGATGCCATGTCTCCTCGACGCATGCCCGCTTCCAGTGTAGAAGTAAACAGTGGAATATCAGCCATGGTCGATACCGTAGAACTGCCGTACTTCGTTAATGAAATCGTCGTTGCCCCGTTTTCCTTTGCGCATTTCAGCGCATCGATCGTCTCTTGCGTCTCACCGGAATGCGAGATTGCGATCGCGACGTCCCCTGGTGTGAGGTTGGATGCAGAGATGATCTGAAGATGAGAATCCGCGCTGTATCGCGTTCTCTTGCCGACAAGCCCTAGCTTGTAGCATAAATCTTGTGCCACGATCCCTGATGTCGCCATACCATATACATCTACCAATTTGGCTTCCCGCAGCACGTCTAGCGCGCGTTCAAGCTGATGAAGATCTAGCAGACGCGTCGTGTCGACGATGGAACGCAAGTGATTGGCTTCAATGGCTGCAACGACACTTGCAAGCGGGTTGCCGGCGACAATATCTTGATATTCTTGCGCTTGATCCTTCTGCGCGATGTCCGCGGCGAGACGCATCTTGAAGTCTGGAAACCCGCGAAAATGCAAGGATTTGCAGAACCTCGTCACCGTTGCTGCACTCGTCGTAGATTGTTCCGCAAGCTCGGTAATGCCCATATTGACTACGTTGCCCGGAAAGCTCAAGATGTAATCGGCCAGCTTGCGCTCTTGCTGATGAAAGGTGTCAAGCTGCTGTTCAATGGCATTCAAAATGCTGGACAAAACTCGCACCCCTCTGTGTTCGTTTGTGAAAAAGATTTTAATATTTTAACCATTATTCATGAAAATTATTTCAATACCATCATATATGATGGTTCTTTTTTTTTCAATAGAAAGGGTTGGATAAGGTCATTTTTTTATTTTTGTAAAAGTGACATGATATGTGAGATTATCCTTGACAATCATATAAATGTCTACTGAGGGAGGACAATGCATGGGTGGTGTACACGCTGGGAAAACAATGTAAAAAAATGATTGACAAGGGGTAGTGTTCCGATAATAATGATAAAAATTTTATTTTCGCAACAGTGTTTCTAAAATCGGTACAGGATTAAAAACATGCGTAACCATCGCATTTACAGGGTTTCTGGGTCGACATTTTGAATCGGAAGGAGAGAGGCTGTGTCGCTTAAAACATTATCGAAATCACTTGATTTATTAGATTGTTTCACGACGGATCGTCCGGCTTGGGGCGTCCGCGAGCTGGCCAAGGAACTCGACATGCATCATACGGTCGTCCACCGGATTCTAGCAACCTTCGAGGCGCATGGGGTATTGATTCAGAATAAAGAGACACTCAAATACCACCTTGGTCTGAAAGTGCTGGAGTACAGCAAAGTCGTGACGGAGCAGCTTAATATTCAGCAGTACGTGAGGCCTCTGCTTAAGGAAATCGCGGATGCGACTGACGAATCGGTCTATCTGACGATGCTCGAAGGCAAAGAAGGGGTTAGCGTCTCGCTGATGCTCAGCTCACAGGAAGTGAAGCATATCATCCCGATCGGCTCACGTTCCCCGCTCTATGCAGGCGCTTCGCATAAAGTGATGATGGCCTTCCTCAGCGATGAGCTTCAGGAAGAAATCATTCAGGAAGGATTGCAGTCGGTCACGTCACAGACGATTACCGATCCGGACCATCTTCGAGAGCAATTGCAGAAGATCAGGTCGCAAGGATGGTGTGTCTCGCTCGGCGAGTTGACCGAGGATGTCATCGGCATCGCGATTCCGATTATCGACCTTCAAGGAAAGGTGATGGCGTCCGTTACCGTAGCCGGTCCGAAGTATCGCTTTACCGAAGAGAAGATCGAACATAATTTAAATGCACTTTTAGTCCAGCTCCCGTATCTGAAACAAAGCTTTAATATTATTTCGCATATTTGGTGAGCTGTGTTTTTTAAGATGATGCTTTAATGGTATAAAGATATAACGCTTTAGTGAGGAGAGGTGCATCATGCTACAGTTCATTACCAAACGAATCGTGTACTTAATCCCAAGTTTGATCGGTATCGTTCTGATTACTTTTATTCTATCCCGCGTCCTTCCTGGGGATCCGGCGCTGATGATCGCAGGGGAACAGGCGCCGCAGTCGGTCGTAGACAATATTCGAATGGAGCTTGGGCTTAACGATCCGCTCTATGTTCAGTTCGGAACGTATGTGAAGCAGCTTGTCCAAGGGGATCTGGGGACAGCGTGGCATACCGGCCATACGGTCGTTGAAGACTTCGCTACCCGCCTTCCGGCAACGCTCGAACTTGCCATCGCAAGTCTCCTCATTGCACTTATCGTCGCTATCCCGGTCGGGATCGTCGCCGCGACGCGCAAAGAATCCGCACTCGATCATATCTCGCGGGTATTCTCCTTGATTGGCGCTTGTATGCCAGTGTTCTGGCTCGGGCTCCTGCTCATTCTACTCTTCTATTCGAAGCTCGGCATCGCGCCAGCACCGATGGGACGGATCGGAAATGATATTCTCCCGCCAACGAACATTACAGGGTTATATCTTGTCGATAGTCTATTAACCGCCGATTGGGTGGCTTTCCGGCAATCTCTCTCGCATCTCATTCTTCCAGCGATCTGTCTCAGCTCCGGCACAATGGCGATTATCGCCCGGATGATGCGTTCGAGCATGCTCGAGGTCATTAGTCAGGATTATATTCGTACCGCCAGAGCCAAAGGGTTATCAGAAGGAGCCGTAGTCTACAAGCACGCGCTAGCCAATGCTTCGATTCCGACGATTACGATGGTCGGTCTTCAGATTGGATATTTGCTCGGAGGCGCCGTGATTACGGAGACGATCTTCTCTTGGCCGGGCGTCGGCAGTTATGTGACGGAGTCGATTCTCGCAACAGACTACGCGCCGATTCAAGCCTTTACGTTACTCAGTGCTGTCGTGTACAGCGTCATTAATCTTGTCGTTGACTTAATTTATGGATGGATTGATCCGCGAATTCGATATGAATAACGCATCATTGCAAAAGAAGAACTACATCGAGATAAAAAATACATCAGGAGGTGTGTCAACCGATGAAAACTTCGAACTCTGTACCTGTTCCGCTGAACAGCGTAGAATCCATCTCTCCCTTACGGGAAGCAGGGTACAAATTTATGCAGTTCATGAAGCTGTTCTTGCGTAATAAGCTCGCCGCACTAGGGCTGCTGCTGATTGTCGTATGGACCTTAATTGCGCTAACGGCACCGCTTATCGCACCTTATGCGCCGGATGCGACAGACCTCAGCGCCAAGCTGAATGGGCCTAGCAGCTCGCACTGGTTCGGTACGGACCAATTCGGCCGCGACATTCTAAGCCGTGTGATCCATGCTTCACAAATTTCGATCTGGACAGGGATTATTGCTGTAGCCATTTCCTTCTTCATCGGCGTACCGCTCGGCGGGATCGCAGCCTATTATGGCGGATGGCTCGGGAATGTCATTATGCGAGTGATGGATATCTTCCTCGCCTTCCCTTCGCTCATCTTAGCGATGGCGATTGCAGCGGCGATGGGGCCGGGCCTCGTCAGTGCGATGATCGCTGTTGGGATTGTCGGCATTCCGGAATTCGCCCGGCTTATGTACAGTCAGACTATTTATTTGAAGGAACGGGAATTTGTTGAAGCCAGCCGATCGATCGGCGTGCGCAATCGGGCGATTCTGATTCGCCATATTTTCCCGAATGCATTAGCGCCGCTGCTCGTTCGTATCACGCTCGGCATGGGCTTTGCGATTCTTACCGCAGCGAGCCTTAGTTTCCTTGGTCTTGGCGTCAAACCTCCGCTCGCAGAGTGGGGCGCAATGATCTCGGACGGCCGGGAATATATCATTACTGGGGAATGGTGGATTGTGACCTTCCCGGGTCTCGCGATTGCAACAACGATTTTAGGCTTCAATCTTCTCGGCGATGGACTACGCGATGTACTGGATCCGCGCCTGAGAACGAGTCGCAAATAAATTCCATATTACACACATAGGGGGAAATTTTCATGCAAAAGAGCAAATGGTTCATCGTATTGTCTTTCACTCTGATCATTGCATTACTCGCAGGCTGCGCGCCGAAAGCGAACCAAGCACAGAACAACAGTCAGGCAGAGACAGGTCAAGGAACATCCGCTCCAGGAGGCAAGACATTAACGGTTGCATACTCCGAAGGTGGACAGACACTTGACCCGGCAGAAGCGAACGACCTGACTTCCGATACGCTTGTCCTTGCACTCTATGACCAGCTCGTCACGTATGGTGTGAAGCAAGTGAACGGCGCAGACATTGCCGACACGACGGATATCAAACCGATGCTCGCTGAATCCTGGACCGTATCGGATGATCATTTGACGTATACCTTTAAGCTTCGTACAGATGCGAAGTTCCATAGCGGACAAGCCGTGAACGCGGATGCGGTTGTCTACTCACTCGACCACATTAAAAATTCCAACTCAGGTGGCTTCCTCTATCAACAGGCGACCATCGATTCGTTCAAAAAGATCGACGATAGCACGGTAGAAGTGAAGTTAACGCGTCCGAACCAACTTTTCCTTCAAATTCTAGCGATGTATTCGTTCTCGGTCATCGACCCTTCGGTGATTCAAGGTGATGCGAGTGAGTTCTTGAAGACGAAGACAGCAGGTTCTGGTCCATTCACACTTGAGAAATGGGATCCTGCGAGCGAAGCGGTGTTCAAAGCGAATGACAACTACTGGCAAGAACGCGCGAAGCTGGATAAAGTCACGATGAAATTTATGAAGGAAGCGTCGACGCGCACCTTGATGCTTGATAAGGGCGATATCGATCTTGCTATGGAAATTCCAGCGAAAGATATCGAGTCGCTCAAAGCGAACAAGAATATTACCGTTCGTTCGGATGCCAGTAACCGGATTTTGTACCTGGGTCTGAATAACAACATGAAGCCATTCGATAATGTCAAAGTTCGTGAAGCCATGGCCTATGCCATTCCTTACGATTCCTTAATTAAAGATGTGATGTACGGTCAAGCGAAGCAAATGAAGAGTATTGTGGCGAGCAACACGCCAGGCTTCACCGATGCAGGATTCGTCTACAAATATGATCTGGAAAAAGCAAAAGCGTTGTTAGCGGAAGCGGGTTACCCGAACGGATTCTCGTTCGACTTCACGTTAGGTTCAGGATTTAGCGATTGGGAAGATACAGCGACGATCCTTCAAGCGGAACTGAAGAAGATCGGCGTTACGATGAACATTAAGAAGTTGGCTCGCGCGCAGTTCTTAGAGCAGCTGAAGACAGGTAATGTGCAATCTTTCATTTCAAAATGGACTTCCTTCGTCAATGACCCTGAGTACCATCTTGGATTCTTGGCTAATGCCGATAGCTCTTCGAACTATGTTCACTACAAGAACGACAAAGTCCAAGCGTTGTTAAAAACAGCAGCCGTGGAGACAGACAAAGCAAAACGCGATGCGCAGTACGGTCAGATCCAAGAGCAAATCAACACCGATTCACCTTACTTGTATATGTACGAATACAACCGTCTCGTTTCATTTAATAACAGCGTGAAGGGATATATTTTCTTCCCGGATGAATGTCTGCGTTTCTATCCGATGTCGAAATAACAATAGGGCTATCATGTATTAGAGAAAATACTGATGTTTGATGAACAAGCGTATAGCGAAGAGGAATGCTCGAATTGGAGGAGGAGATTGCAATGAACAATTGGAAGCAGCGTTGGATCGATGAAGTGGAGAAGCGGCAGGATGACTTGCTTCAGCTCTGCTCGGATTTGATCCGGTTCCCGTCGGAGAACCCGCCGGGAGATTCCAGAGCGATTAGTCAATATATCGTGAATTATCTCGCGGAAGTCGGTATTCAGACGGAAGTGCATGACGCTGGGGATCACATGCTCAATCTGATCGCCACGATCGGCGATGCGGATGCATCGGACCGTCACTTGATTTACTGCGGACATACCGATGTCGTGCCTGCCGGAGATTTATCTCGTTGGGACTTCGATCCGTTCGGCGGCGAAATCCGCGACGGCTATGTTCTCGGACGCGGCGCAAGCGATATGAAGTGCGGTCTCGCAGGCCTTCTGTTCAGCGTGAAATTGTTAAAAGAGCTCGAGGTGCCGCTGAAGGGGCGTCTCTCCCTGCTGATCGTGCCGGATGAGGAGTCAGGCGGACATCAAGGCGTGCCATGGGTGTTCGAGCGGAATCTTATTCACGGGACGGCGGCTGTCATCGCAGAGCCTTCTCACCCGCTTCATCCGACGATTGGGCAGAAAGGCAGCTGCTGGTTCCGTTTTACGGTACCAGGTACGCCGGGGCACGGCAGCTTGTCCCCGATCATCGGCGACAACGCGATCGTGAAGGCGGCGGCAGCGATACAGGCGCTGCAAGAGCTGCACAACTTCCCGGTGAATCTGCCGGAAGAAGTGAAAGAGATTATCGCGATTACGAAGGAATATATTGCAACGCGTGAAAATCCGGATTTCTCGGCGATTATCGATCGGGTATCCGTCAATATTGGAACAATTCAGGGCGGAACGAAGACGAACGTCGTTCCGGACCAATGCGAGATTACGGTGGATACACGCTTGCCGTTCGGGGTAACACCTGCTGAAGTGCTGGCAGAAGCGAAGCGGATCTTAGCTGAGGTCGGCATCCATGAAGAATTGCATCCGGAAGGCTTCCAAGGCATTGCGAACTGGACGCCGGCAAGCGATCCTATCGTGGAAGAGCTCGTCAGCCACATTTGTGATGTGAAGCAAGAGAAAGGCTATGGCGTATTGCAGTGGGCATCCAGTGACGCGCGCCACTTCCGCCGGGCAGGAATTCCGGTATTGCAATACGGACCTGCTGAATTGTCGACAATTCACGGATTTAATGAGAAGGCGCCTGTGCAAGACGTGGTGGATGCAGCCAAAGTCTATACATTGACTGCGTTAAGTTATCTAGGAGGTGAGTGATATGGAACCGGTACTCTCGATCGAGAAGCTGGAGACCGAATTTAAGACAGATGCTGGAACATTCAAGACGGTTGACGGCGTGACGTTCTATGTCGCCGCAGGCGAGACGCTTGGCGTCGTGGGTGAATCCGGCTGCGGGAAGAGCGTAACTTCGCTGTCCGTGATGGGACTGCTGCCGAAGAAGATTGGACGTGTCAGAGAGGGAGCTATCCGGTTTCATGGACAGAACTTGCTGGAGAAGTCGGAGCGAGAGATGCGGGCAATTCGAGGCAATCGGATCGCGATGATCTTCCAAGAGCCGATGACATCGCTCAATCCGGTCTTTCGGATTGGGGATCAGCTCGCAGAATCGATCTCCTTGCACATGAAGCTTCGACGCAAAGATGCAATGAAACGCGCCGTCGAGATGCTGACCAAGGTCGGCATCCCGAATCCGGAGACGGTGGTGAGGGAATACCCGCATCAATTATCCGGCGGGATGCGCCAACGAGTGATGATCGCGATGGCGATGTCCTGTAACCCGGAGGTGCTTATTGCGGACGAGCCGACGACTGCGCTCGACGTGACGATTCAAGCGCAGATTCTTGATCTGATGCGCAAGCTGCAAGAGGAAGAGCAGACGGCGATCGTCCTGATTACACACGACCTCGGTGTCGTGGCCGAGATGTGCCATCGCGTCGTCGTCATGTATGCGGGGCAAGTCGTAGAAGAAGCGGACGTCGATACGTTGTTCGAATCGCCGACGCATCCGTATACGAAGGGGCTGCTCGCATCCTTGCCGCAGCTGGCTGGGAACCAGGAGCGCTTGGAGTCGATCCCTGGGATCGTGCCAAGCCCGCTCGATATGCCGAAGGGATGCCGCTTCGCGCCACGCTGCAAGTACCGCATGGATGCATGTGACGAGATGATGCCGGAATTGACGGAAGTCGCACCTGGGCACCGCTGTCGCTGCTTACTCGCTACGAAGGAGGGCGCACAATGAACAAGCTGCTGGAAGTTCGTGATTTGAAGAAACATTATCCCATCCGCAAGGGATGGCTCAATAAACAAGTGGGCGCCGTGAAATCGGTCGACGGTGTGACCTTCGATATTATGGAAGGCGAGACGTTCGGGATCGTCGGCGAGTCGGGCTGTGGGAAGTCCACGACGGGGCGTTCCGTCATGCGTCTGATTGAACCGACGTCAGGTGAGATTAAGTTCGCCGGTCAGGATTTGATGGCGATGTCCGAGAAGGACTTGCGCGCCGCGCGTACGCAAATGAGTATGATCTTCCAAGATCCATACGCG contains the following coding sequences:
- the nagA gene encoding N-acetylglucosamine-6-phosphate deacetylase; this encodes MSTSNPFFIVNANVVTPQGIIENGCVRIENGTIVFVGTQAEVPVADLATWQHEALDAQGGWIVPGFIDVHVHGGFGADFMDSNKEVLDTITKFHLSQGTTTIMATTMTQSHDAIERVLAEVHEYKKNPMPYAQVHGVHMEGPFINPKYKGAQNPEFMVEARVDWLEDWNTKYPGVIKQISLAAERNGALEAIRWARANGINVAAAHTDATYDEMMTAVEAGLNQAVHTYNAMTPLTHRAPGTVGAVLSEDRIVAELIADGIHVHPAAMKVLVKCKTNNNLVVITDAMSAAGLGDGDYDLGGLAVVAKNGEARLKDGGSLAGSLLTMIVAFQNMVRMVGVSIEQAVQLTSYNAAKQLGIDDRTGSIRAGLQADLLLLDKDLNIQSIWVQGNKA
- the nagB gene encoding glucosamine-6-phosphate deaminase, whose translation is MNILTFETNEELNQVGANIIASLVQTNPYSVLGLATGSTPIGIYQELIRQYQNGLVSFKNATSFNLDEYVGLPEGHQESYRTFMNNQLFNHIDIPMEQTHVPNGNAQDLHAECANYDEMMSTSKQVDMQLLGLGHNGHIGFNEPDDTLNSGTHLVQLKEQTREANARFFNSIDEVPTQAITMGVGTILKAKMIMLVVRGKDKAAIVKRALQGPITTDCPASLLQTHSNVVVLLDKEAAGELQ
- a CDS encoding MurR/RpiR family transcriptional regulator; its protein translation is MSSILNAIEQQLDTFHQQERKLADYILSFPGNVVNMGITELAEQSTTSAATVTRFCKSLHFRGFPDFKMRLAADIAQKDQAQEYQDIVAGNPLASVVAAIEANHLRSIVDTTRLLDLHQLERALDVLREAKLVDVYGMATSGIVAQDLCYKLGLVGKRTRYSADSHLQIISASNLTPGDVAIAISHSGETQETIDALKCAKENGATTISLTKYGSSTVSTMADIPLFTSTLEAGMRRGDMASRIAQLHVIDILFSGLVSEQYTRYIPRIERSYEMVQKYRNDKGR
- a CDS encoding IclR family transcriptional regulator, which produces MSLKTLSKSLDLLDCFTTDRPAWGVRELAKELDMHHTVVHRILATFEAHGVLIQNKETLKYHLGLKVLEYSKVVTEQLNIQQYVRPLLKEIADATDESVYLTMLEGKEGVSVSLMLSSQEVKHIIPIGSRSPLYAGASHKVMMAFLSDELQEEIIQEGLQSVTSQTITDPDHLREQLQKIRSQGWCVSLGELTEDVIGIAIPIIDLQGKVMASVTVAGPKYRFTEEKIEHNLNALLVQLPYLKQSFNIISHIW
- a CDS encoding ABC transporter permease, giving the protein MLQFITKRIVYLIPSLIGIVLITFILSRVLPGDPALMIAGEQAPQSVVDNIRMELGLNDPLYVQFGTYVKQLVQGDLGTAWHTGHTVVEDFATRLPATLELAIASLLIALIVAIPVGIVAATRKESALDHISRVFSLIGACMPVFWLGLLLILLFYSKLGIAPAPMGRIGNDILPPTNITGLYLVDSLLTADWVAFRQSLSHLILPAICLSSGTMAIIARMMRSSMLEVISQDYIRTARAKGLSEGAVVYKHALANASIPTITMVGLQIGYLLGGAVITETIFSWPGVGSYVTESILATDYAPIQAFTLLSAVVYSVINLVVDLIYGWIDPRIRYE
- a CDS encoding ABC transporter permease, with product MKTSNSVPVPLNSVESISPLREAGYKFMQFMKLFLRNKLAALGLLLIVVWTLIALTAPLIAPYAPDATDLSAKLNGPSSSHWFGTDQFGRDILSRVIHASQISIWTGIIAVAISFFIGVPLGGIAAYYGGWLGNVIMRVMDIFLAFPSLILAMAIAAAMGPGLVSAMIAVGIVGIPEFARLMYSQTIYLKEREFVEASRSIGVRNRAILIRHIFPNALAPLLVRITLGMGFAILTAASLSFLGLGVKPPLAEWGAMISDGREYIITGEWWIVTFPGLAIATTILGFNLLGDGLRDVLDPRLRTSRK
- a CDS encoding ABC transporter substrate-binding protein, with the translated sequence MQKSKWFIVLSFTLIIALLAGCAPKANQAQNNSQAETGQGTSAPGGKTLTVAYSEGGQTLDPAEANDLTSDTLVLALYDQLVTYGVKQVNGADIADTTDIKPMLAESWTVSDDHLTYTFKLRTDAKFHSGQAVNADAVVYSLDHIKNSNSGGFLYQQATIDSFKKIDDSTVEVKLTRPNQLFLQILAMYSFSVIDPSVIQGDASEFLKTKTAGSGPFTLEKWDPASEAVFKANDNYWQERAKLDKVTMKFMKEASTRTLMLDKGDIDLAMEIPAKDIESLKANKNITVRSDASNRILYLGLNNNMKPFDNVKVREAMAYAIPYDSLIKDVMYGQAKQMKSIVASNTPGFTDAGFVYKYDLEKAKALLAEAGYPNGFSFDFTLGSGFSDWEDTATILQAELKKIGVTMNIKKLARAQFLEQLKTGNVQSFISKWTSFVNDPEYHLGFLANADSSSNYVHYKNDKVQALLKTAAVETDKAKRDAQYGQIQEQINTDSPYLYMYEYNRLVSFNNSVKGYIFFPDECLRFYPMSK
- a CDS encoding M20 family metallopeptidase; the protein is MNNWKQRWIDEVEKRQDDLLQLCSDLIRFPSENPPGDSRAISQYIVNYLAEVGIQTEVHDAGDHMLNLIATIGDADASDRHLIYCGHTDVVPAGDLSRWDFDPFGGEIRDGYVLGRGASDMKCGLAGLLFSVKLLKELEVPLKGRLSLLIVPDEESGGHQGVPWVFERNLIHGTAAVIAEPSHPLHPTIGQKGSCWFRFTVPGTPGHGSLSPIIGDNAIVKAAAAIQALQELHNFPVNLPEEVKEIIAITKEYIATRENPDFSAIIDRVSVNIGTIQGGTKTNVVPDQCEITVDTRLPFGVTPAEVLAEAKRILAEVGIHEELHPEGFQGIANWTPASDPIVEELVSHICDVKQEKGYGVLQWASSDARHFRRAGIPVLQYGPAELSTIHGFNEKAPVQDVVDAAKVYTLTALSYLGGE
- a CDS encoding ABC transporter ATP-binding protein, translated to MEPVLSIEKLETEFKTDAGTFKTVDGVTFYVAAGETLGVVGESGCGKSVTSLSVMGLLPKKIGRVREGAIRFHGQNLLEKSEREMRAIRGNRIAMIFQEPMTSLNPVFRIGDQLAESISLHMKLRRKDAMKRAVEMLTKVGIPNPETVVREYPHQLSGGMRQRVMIAMAMSCNPEVLIADEPTTALDVTIQAQILDLMRKLQEEEQTAIVLITHDLGVVAEMCHRVVVMYAGQVVEEADVDTLFESPTHPYTKGLLASLPQLAGNQERLESIPGIVPSPLDMPKGCRFAPRCKYRMDACDEMMPELTEVAPGHRCRCLLATKEGAQ